In the genome of Haloarcula limicola, one region contains:
- a CDS encoding anthranilate synthase component II, which yields MILIVDNYDSFAYNLVQYVGTFDEVTVRRNDAVDVSDIRDLDPDGIVVSPGPGTPADAGVSIDVFAETEYPTLGVCLGHQALCAAHGASVGHAPEVVHGKPSAVRHDGTELYDGVDDPFEVGRYHSLAVERADLPEVLTETAHTNDDRGIVMGVRHLDRPHFGVQFHPESILTDAGKRIVENFCRDIAGA from the coding sequence ATGATACTCATCGTCGACAACTACGACTCCTTCGCGTACAATCTCGTCCAGTACGTCGGGACCTTCGACGAGGTGACCGTCCGGCGCAACGACGCCGTCGACGTGTCGGACATCCGCGACCTCGACCCGGACGGCATCGTCGTCTCGCCCGGCCCGGGGACGCCGGCCGACGCCGGCGTCTCCATCGACGTCTTCGCCGAGACGGAGTATCCGACGCTCGGCGTCTGTCTCGGCCACCAGGCGCTCTGTGCGGCCCACGGAGCGTCCGTCGGTCACGCCCCCGAAGTCGTCCACGGGAAGCCCTCGGCGGTACGTCACGACGGTACCGAGCTGTACGACGGCGTCGACGACCCGTTCGAAGTGGGCCGGTACCACTCGCTCGCGGTCGAACGCGCGGATCTACCCGAGGTGTTGACCGAGACCGCCCACACGAACGACGACCGGGGTATCGTGATGGGGGTCCGCCACCTCGACCGACCCCACTTCGGCGTGCAGTTCCATCCGGAGAGCATCCTCACGGACGCCGGGAAGCGCATCGTCGAGAACTTCTGCCGTGACATCGCCGGCGCGTAG
- a CDS encoding cyclic nucleotide-binding/CBS domain-containing protein — translation METHEQTVVADVMTTPLETIKPDTDLVDAAKAMRAKEIGALLVTTAPPSIVTSTDVLDAVARERDTSRLDVADVMTESVETVPPGLSLNETAAMMETFRIDHLPVVKDDYVGMVSSTDVTAHLSGERSL, via the coding sequence ATGGAGACGCACGAACAAACCGTCGTCGCCGACGTTATGACGACGCCGCTAGAGACGATCAAACCGGATACTGACCTCGTCGACGCCGCGAAAGCGATGCGAGCGAAGGAGATCGGTGCGCTGCTCGTGACGACCGCACCGCCGTCGATCGTCACGAGCACCGACGTCCTCGACGCCGTCGCTCGGGAGAGAGACACCTCCCGGCTCGACGTCGCCGATGTCATGACCGAATCCGTCGAGACGGTGCCGCCCGGCCTCAGTCTGAACGAGACGGCAGCGATGATGGAGACGTTTCGCATCGACCATCTCCCGGTCGTCAAGGACGACTACGTGGGCATGGTTTCTTCCACAGACGTCACTGCTCACCTCTCCGGAGAGCGCTCGTTGTGA
- a CDS encoding formate--tetrahydrofolate ligase, whose amino-acid sequence MSSPDESHEPIPTDYDIAQSTDMEPIWELVEPWGLGLDDLQYHGEYTAKVKHHAIDRLREQATDNEGNLVLVTGMTPTPKGEGKTVTTVGLGQTLNHLGEDAMIAIREPSLGPVFGVKGGAAGGGRSQVLPMEEINLHFTGDLHALTSAHNLIAAMLDARLSQGNDLDINVNDVAWKRSLDMNDRALRETVVGLGGESGGTPREDGFKLTAASELMAVLCLAEDLGDLKERIARIIVAYGTDGEPITVDDIEATGPATMLLKDALKPNIVQTVEGTPAFVHGGPFANIAHGTNSLIADKAAFGMGDYLVTEAGFGSDLGAEKFMNIVCRLGDMTPNAVVLVSSVRALQYHGLDQWPVDFDEIEESGVDAVEAGFENLDRHVSNLQQFGVPVVVALNRFPDDTDDEVQAVLDHCRDDLGVRVAESEVFEKGSEGGEALGEHVISAVDESDEDDFEYLYDDEAPIKEKIETVATEIYGADGVKFTGSALDDIERMEDLGFGDYPVCMSKTFHSFSDDASKKGAPEGWELEISEVYPSAGAGFIVALTADALTMPGLPARPAAADMDIDEDGDISGLF is encoded by the coding sequence ATGTCTTCACCCGATGAGAGCCACGAGCCGATTCCGACGGACTACGACATCGCCCAGTCGACGGACATGGAACCGATATGGGAACTCGTCGAACCGTGGGGACTCGGCCTCGACGACCTCCAGTACCACGGCGAATACACGGCGAAAGTCAAGCACCACGCCATCGACCGACTCCGGGAGCAGGCCACCGACAACGAGGGGAATCTCGTCCTCGTGACCGGGATGACCCCGACGCCGAAGGGCGAGGGGAAAACCGTCACGACGGTCGGCCTCGGGCAGACCCTCAACCACCTCGGCGAGGACGCGATGATAGCCATCCGCGAACCGTCGCTCGGGCCGGTGTTCGGCGTGAAGGGCGGCGCGGCCGGCGGCGGCCGCTCGCAGGTACTGCCGATGGAGGAGATCAACCTCCACTTCACCGGCGACCTGCACGCGCTCACGTCGGCGCACAACCTCATCGCGGCGATGCTCGACGCGCGGCTCTCGCAGGGCAACGACCTCGATATCAACGTCAACGACGTCGCCTGGAAGCGCTCGCTGGACATGAACGACCGAGCGCTGCGCGAGACGGTCGTGGGGCTGGGCGGTGAGTCCGGCGGGACGCCGCGAGAAGACGGCTTCAAACTGACCGCGGCCTCGGAGCTGATGGCCGTCCTCTGTCTCGCGGAGGACCTCGGCGACCTGAAAGAGCGCATCGCACGCATCATCGTCGCCTACGGCACCGACGGCGAGCCGATAACCGTCGACGACATCGAGGCCACCGGGCCCGCGACGATGCTGCTGAAGGACGCCCTGAAGCCGAACATCGTCCAGACCGTGGAGGGGACGCCCGCGTTCGTCCACGGCGGTCCCTTCGCGAACATCGCCCACGGGACGAACTCGCTCATCGCCGACAAGGCCGCGTTCGGCATGGGCGACTACCTCGTCACTGAGGCCGGGTTCGGGTCGGACCTGGGAGCCGAGAAGTTCATGAATATCGTCTGCCGGCTGGGAGACATGACGCCCAACGCGGTCGTGCTGGTCTCCTCGGTCCGGGCGCTGCAGTACCACGGCCTCGACCAGTGGCCGGTCGACTTCGACGAGATCGAGGAATCCGGCGTCGACGCCGTCGAGGCCGGCTTCGAGAACCTCGACCGGCACGTCTCGAACCTCCAGCAGTTCGGCGTCCCGGTCGTCGTGGCGCTCAACCGCTTCCCGGACGACACCGACGACGAGGTCCAGGCGGTACTCGACCACTGTCGGGACGACCTCGGCGTGCGCGTGGCCGAGTCCGAGGTCTTCGAGAAGGGCAGCGAGGGCGGCGAAGCCCTCGGCGAGCACGTCATCAGCGCCGTCGACGAGAGCGACGAGGACGACTTCGAGTACCTCTACGACGACGAGGCCCCCATCAAGGAGAAGATAGAGACCGTCGCCACCGAGATCTACGGTGCGGACGGCGTGAAGTTCACCGGGAGCGCGCTGGACGACATCGAACGCATGGAAGATCTGGGCTTCGGTGACTACCCGGTCTGCATGTCCAAGACGTTCCACTCGTTCAGCGACGACGCGAGCAAGAAGGGCGCGCCCGAGGGCTGGGAACTGGAGATCAGCGAGGTGTACCCCTCGGCGGGTGCCGGCTTCATCGTCGCGCTCACCGCGGACGCGCTGACCATGCCCGGCCTGCCGGCTCGCCCGGCGGCCGCCGACATGGACATCGACGAGGACGGAGACATCTCCGGCCTGTTCTGA
- the folE gene encoding GTP cyclohydrolase I translates to MDSQEQRADYSNSSGETTGPMAGFDEQKAQRGARLLLEAVGRDPDETGVYDTWHRRVPAMLETLTEGMRPEEKPTMRTFEAETDSLVVKQDIPLYSTCEHHLLPFHGVAHVAYRPGESMVGLSKLIRYVRWQSRRLTTQEELTTDIATGLADELGASAVLVEVTATHMCEQMRGVEASTETTTTKRVGDVTDRDREQFRQAMRRRSAATDGGY, encoded by the coding sequence ATGGATTCGCAGGAACAGCGGGCCGACTACTCGAACAGTAGCGGCGAGACGACCGGTCCGATGGCCGGGTTCGACGAACAGAAAGCACAGCGAGGCGCTCGCCTCCTCCTCGAAGCCGTGGGGCGCGACCCCGACGAGACGGGGGTCTACGACACGTGGCACCGACGCGTGCCGGCGATGTTGGAGACGCTCACCGAGGGGATGCGGCCCGAGGAGAAACCGACTATGCGGACGTTCGAGGCCGAAACCGACAGCCTCGTCGTGAAACAGGACATTCCGCTGTACAGCACGTGCGAGCACCACCTGCTGCCGTTCCACGGGGTCGCTCACGTCGCGTACCGACCCGGCGAGTCGATGGTCGGTCTCTCGAAGCTCATCCGTTACGTCCGCTGGCAGAGCCGTCGGCTGACGACCCAGGAGGAGCTGACCACCGACATCGCGACGGGACTGGCCGACGAGCTGGGAGCCAGCGCCGTCCTCGTCGAAGTGACCGCGACGCACATGTGCGAGCAGATGCGCGGCGTCGAAGCGTCGACGGAGACGACGACGACCAAACGGGTCGGCGACGTCACCGACCGCGACCGCGAACAGTTCCGTCAGGCAATGCGACGCCGGAGCGCCGCGACCGACGGCGGGTACTGA
- a CDS encoding ParA family protein — protein sequence MASVQRAATYVEKGGVGKTTSAAHIAVAAHNMGHEVLLVDLAGTQNDLATQFGLSIVEGDSDTDDGVSIDAPISAVFGDDWEFLRDNIDDLLDRMTFSTDEGPDLIPADPGLGGADNNLANVPLEERYQKLDEFVDDLVAEQYDLVIFDLPGKEDNIALNGLFAARNVVAPLKPGAFERDQLQKLDATLAEISTDLDVDLGLALIIPTIISSQETLSESFIDHVTEEYPEIVGEPVTKTADIGNNQNAGRTLYAVPDDELYPTGKRAREAYSANTEQLLSQLTDR from the coding sequence ATGGCATCCGTGCAACGGGCAGCAACGTACGTGGAGAAGGGTGGCGTTGGGAAAACGACCAGTGCCGCCCACATCGCTGTTGCTGCACACAATATGGGTCACGAGGTCCTGCTTGTCGACCTCGCGGGGACACAGAACGATCTGGCCACACAGTTTGGCCTCTCTATCGTTGAAGGGGATAGCGACACCGATGACGGTGTCTCGATCGACGCGCCGATCTCGGCTGTCTTCGGTGACGATTGGGAATTCCTGCGGGACAACATCGACGACCTCCTCGACCGGATGACGTTCTCGACCGACGAGGGGCCGGATCTTATCCCGGCGGACCCAGGATTGGGCGGTGCCGACAACAACCTCGCGAACGTCCCACTCGAAGAACGCTACCAAAAACTCGATGAGTTCGTCGACGATCTCGTCGCCGAGCAGTACGACCTCGTCATCTTTGACCTTCCCGGGAAGGAAGATAACATCGCCCTCAACGGTCTCTTCGCTGCTCGGAACGTGGTTGCCCCACTCAAACCCGGTGCCTTCGAGCGTGATCAGTTGCAGAAACTGGACGCGACGCTGGCGGAGATTAGTACTGACCTCGACGTGGATCTCGGCCTGGCGCTGATCATCCCCACGATTATCAGCAGTCAAGAGACCCTCTCGGAGTCATTCATCGACCACGTGACCGAAGAGTATCCAGAGATCGTCGGTGAGCCTGTCACGAAGACCGCCGATATTGGCAACAACCAGAACGCTGGCCGGACGCTCTACGCCGTTCCCGACGATGAACTCTATCCGACCGGGAAACGGGCCCGTGAGGCGTACAGTGCGAACACTGAGCAGTTACTTTCACAACTCACAGACCGATGA
- a CDS encoding Rid family detoxifying hydrolase: MKRTISTDDAPAAVGAYSQATVDGSLLITAGQLPLTADGDLLDDESVADQTRQCMRNVEAILQSEGLSLDDVLKTTVYLDDIDDFDAFNEAYSEFFDEDPPARSAVGAGAVPKGAAVEIEAIATTE, from the coding sequence GTGAAGCGAACCATCAGTACCGACGATGCGCCGGCGGCGGTCGGCGCGTACAGTCAGGCGACAGTCGACGGTAGTCTCCTCATCACGGCCGGCCAGTTGCCGCTGACGGCGGACGGCGACCTGCTCGACGACGAGTCCGTGGCCGACCAGACCCGACAGTGCATGCGCAACGTCGAGGCGATCCTCCAGTCGGAAGGCCTCTCGCTGGACGACGTCCTGAAGACGACGGTATATCTCGACGACATCGACGACTTCGACGCGTTCAACGAGGCCTACAGCGAGTTCTTCGACGAGGACCCGCCGGCTCGCAGCGCCGTCGGTGCCGGGGCCGTCCCCAAGGGCGCGGCGGTCGAGATCGAAGCCATCGCGACGACGGAGTGA
- a CDS encoding ATP-binding protein, which yields MSIDAGDALVRALHEHNPWWEQGAAAFSLPARQKSDFYHLARPDASGSQFEDQPLLGLVGRRGVGKTTLLKQFIHHRLASGDEPEQFLYLPFDADPLYQLQSDEQLKRAVRYYESRVLGHSDTDQSHFVLLDDVHQIEHPNKPTIDGWGVPAAEILQDMPERHVIVTASAGIQVQRELEDTTLAESDYDIQPIMAEKFRDYLFTLYPELEEAENRVSPTSLRTGEKSLPAALDSGDIGPLVDELRQKYEKVADVERRIQSQVVDYLAMGGTISYERDGAIESAGELTPADYTQLREDVRDALYQEVPGFESIQTIADLERLCALAARNRGAEPFRYQELVELFDVDRRTIADSYLPALSELYLLTGVTEYDNSRPRSVRLYLRDTGLVTALTDGDAATVRNDFDREADLARVAAFDHTMRFAYGVNAIQGNNVSPSVQYWRGRSGEVDFVFEVDGTPVPIGLAYQSRARDETIDAVREFKQAYDVPLGFLLAGDTVRDRQPIERVENGVIQLPYWLYLLLC from the coding sequence ATGTCTATCGACGCCGGTGATGCGCTCGTCCGTGCACTCCACGAGCACAATCCGTGGTGGGAACAAGGAGCAGCCGCATTTTCACTACCCGCTCGCCAGAAGAGCGACTTCTATCATCTCGCTCGCCCGGATGCGTCGGGCAGTCAGTTCGAAGATCAGCCGCTTCTCGGGCTTGTCGGTCGACGTGGCGTCGGGAAAACCACGCTCCTCAAGCAGTTCATTCACCACCGTCTCGCTTCAGGTGACGAGCCAGAACAGTTTCTCTACCTCCCCTTCGATGCTGATCCCCTCTATCAACTGCAATCCGACGAACAGCTCAAACGAGCGGTTCGGTACTACGAGAGCCGGGTTCTGGGCCACAGCGACACCGACCAGTCACACTTCGTCCTCCTTGATGACGTTCACCAGATCGAACATCCCAACAAGCCGACTATCGACGGGTGGGGCGTACCGGCTGCAGAAATCCTCCAAGACATGCCGGAGCGACACGTCATCGTCACCGCCAGCGCTGGTATTCAAGTTCAACGGGAACTCGAGGACACGACCCTCGCAGAGTCTGACTACGATATTCAGCCGATTATGGCAGAGAAGTTCCGCGACTATCTATTCACACTGTATCCGGAGCTCGAGGAAGCGGAAAACCGTGTCAGTCCGACCTCACTCCGGACCGGTGAGAAGAGCCTGCCGGCAGCCCTCGACAGCGGCGATATCGGTCCGCTCGTCGACGAGTTGCGCCAGAAATACGAGAAGGTCGCAGACGTAGAGCGACGCATCCAGTCCCAAGTGGTGGATTACCTCGCGATGGGCGGGACCATCAGCTACGAGCGGGATGGCGCCATCGAGTCGGCAGGGGAGTTGACGCCAGCGGATTACACACAGCTTCGGGAGGACGTTCGTGATGCCCTCTATCAGGAGGTCCCGGGCTTCGAGTCAATCCAGACGATCGCAGACTTAGAGCGCCTCTGTGCGCTGGCAGCGCGGAATCGTGGGGCCGAACCATTCCGCTATCAGGAACTCGTCGAGCTGTTCGACGTCGATCGGCGGACGATCGCTGACAGCTACCTCCCTGCACTGAGTGAGCTGTATCTGTTGACTGGCGTTACTGAGTACGACAACAGCCGGCCACGGTCGGTGCGCCTCTATCTTCGCGACACCGGCCTAGTGACTGCCCTCACGGACGGCGATGCCGCGACTGTTCGCAACGACTTTGACCGCGAAGCTGACCTTGCCCGCGTTGCGGCGTTTGACCACACGATGCGATTCGCCTATGGAGTCAACGCTATTCAGGGCAACAATGTGTCCCCATCTGTGCAGTATTGGCGTGGCCGATCAGGTGAGGTTGACTTCGTCTTCGAAGTGGATGGCACACCGGTGCCGATTGGGTTGGCGTATCAGTCGCGAGCGCGTGACGAAACCATAGACGCGGTTCGGGAGTTCAAGCAGGCATACGACGTACCGCTCGGCTTCCTTCTCGCCGGGGATACAGTGCGAGATAGGCAACCTATTGAGCGGGTTGAAAATGGAGTGATTCAGCTTCCGTACTGGTTGTATCTATTATTGTGTTAG
- the pabB gene encoding aminodeoxychorismate synthase, component I, translating to MTDIAVVTDEASFTETARSAPVGARVPVEVRVTVSDPFEAYRRAREHRADGFYFETTGGQSGWGYFGVDPVERLEVGPRASPRGDTGPSIAAIDALLDREDLVRGDCEVPYPCGAFGWLSYDIARELEDLPDTTASDGLPRLQLGVFDCVAAWEEPRGDETELRVTACPVVEESPVAAYEAGVERATALAESALGGERGVRAQPSSTRQATFESECGEAAYADRVEQIQRYVRDGDTFQTNVSHRLVAPASVHPVETFAALRRVNPAPYSALLEFPGVDLVSASPELLLDVDGDRLLTEPIAGTRPRGDTSAEDADLERDLTTDEKERAEHAMLVDLERNDLGKVSEYGTVDVAEYRRVDRYSEVMHLVSLVEGRLRDDASVADAVAAVFPGGTVTGAPKPRTMEIIDEVERTRRGPYTGSIGVFGFDGRATLNMTIRTLVRHEGEYRLRVGGGVVHDSVPEREYQETLDKARALVTAVDEALGEQGSFAVERPGDPVGEVR from the coding sequence ATGACGGACATCGCGGTCGTCACCGACGAAGCATCGTTCACGGAAACGGCGCGGTCAGCCCCGGTCGGGGCGCGCGTCCCCGTCGAAGTCAGGGTCACCGTCTCCGACCCGTTCGAGGCGTACCGCCGCGCTCGGGAACACCGCGCCGACGGGTTTTACTTCGAGACGACGGGCGGGCAGTCCGGCTGGGGGTACTTCGGCGTCGACCCGGTCGAACGATTGGAGGTCGGACCACGGGCGTCGCCGCGTGGCGACACGGGCCCCAGTATCGCCGCCATCGACGCCCTGCTCGACCGCGAGGACCTCGTTCGCGGCGACTGCGAGGTGCCCTACCCCTGCGGTGCGTTCGGCTGGCTCTCGTACGACATCGCGCGGGAGCTGGAAGACCTACCCGACACAACGGCTTCGGACGGGCTCCCGCGGCTCCAGTTGGGCGTCTTCGACTGCGTCGCCGCGTGGGAGGAACCCCGCGGGGACGAGACCGAACTCCGCGTCACGGCTTGCCCCGTCGTCGAGGAGTCGCCGGTCGCGGCGTACGAGGCGGGCGTCGAGCGGGCGACGGCGCTCGCGGAGTCGGCCCTCGGCGGCGAACGCGGCGTTCGGGCGCAGCCGTCGTCCACGAGACAGGCCACCTTCGAGAGCGAGTGCGGCGAGGCGGCCTACGCCGATCGGGTCGAGCAGATACAGCGGTACGTCCGCGACGGCGACACCTTTCAGACGAACGTCTCCCACCGGCTGGTAGCGCCCGCGTCGGTCCATCCCGTCGAGACGTTCGCCGCGCTCCGACGGGTCAATCCGGCACCGTACTCGGCGCTGTTGGAGTTCCCGGGCGTCGACCTCGTCAGCGCCAGCCCGGAACTCCTGTTGGACGTCGATGGCGACCGCCTGCTCACCGAACCCATCGCCGGTACCCGTCCTCGCGGTGACACCTCGGCCGAAGACGCCGACCTCGAACGCGATCTGACGACTGACGAGAAGGAGCGGGCCGAACACGCGATGCTGGTCGACCTCGAGCGCAACGACCTCGGGAAGGTCAGCGAGTACGGCACCGTCGACGTGGCCGAGTACCGCCGCGTCGACCGCTACTCGGAGGTGATGCACCTCGTCTCGCTCGTCGAGGGGCGGTTGCGAGACGACGCGAGCGTCGCCGACGCCGTGGCGGCGGTCTTCCCCGGCGGCACCGTCACCGGTGCTCCGAAGCCCCGAACGATGGAGATCATCGACGAGGTCGAGCGGACCCGGCGCGGTCCCTACACCGGGAGCATCGGCGTCTTCGGTTTCGACGGCCGGGCGACGCTGAACATGACTATTCGGACGCTGGTCCGCCACGAGGGGGAGTATCGGCTCCGGGTCGGCGGCGGCGTGGTCCACGACTCCGTGCCCGAGCGGGAGTATCAGGAGACGCTGGACAAGGCCCGAGCGCTGGTGACGGCCGTCGACGAGGCGCTCGGCGAGCAGGGTTCCTTCGCCGTCGAGCGCCCCGGCGACCCGGTGGGGGAAGTGCGATGA
- a CDS encoding bifunctional methylenetetrahydrofolate dehydrogenase/methenyltetrahydrofolate cyclohydrolase, producing the protein MTTIIDGNEIADSIQTDVRASVETLTDAGVRPGLATVLMSEDGASETYVSMKQRACEELGIEGSHHEISPDASADALFDRIDELNADPSVHGILVQMPVPDHVEKRAVLERIDPVKDVDGFHPENVGRLVAGNARYKPCTPHGVQKILAAEGIETSGKDAVVVGRSDIVGKPMANLLIQYGEGGNATATVCHSRTEDLAEKTRQADLLVAAAGVPEMIDGDMIKEGATVVDVGINRVDADNEKGYELVGDVEFESAKERAGAITPVPGGVGPLTIAMLMYNTVEAASLQSDVPIDLP; encoded by the coding sequence ATGACCACGATAATCGACGGCAACGAGATAGCGGACTCGATACAGACGGACGTGCGGGCGTCCGTCGAGACGCTGACCGACGCGGGCGTCCGGCCGGGACTGGCGACCGTGCTGATGAGCGAGGACGGCGCGAGCGAGACGTACGTCTCGATGAAGCAACGGGCCTGTGAGGAGCTCGGCATCGAAGGGTCCCACCATGAAATCAGTCCCGACGCGTCGGCGGACGCGCTGTTCGACCGCATCGACGAACTGAACGCGGACCCGTCGGTCCACGGCATCCTCGTGCAGATGCCCGTGCCCGACCACGTCGAGAAGCGAGCGGTGCTGGAGCGCATCGACCCCGTGAAAGACGTCGACGGCTTCCACCCGGAGAACGTCGGCCGACTCGTCGCGGGGAACGCGCGGTACAAACCTTGCACCCCCCACGGTGTCCAGAAAATCCTGGCCGCCGAAGGCATCGAGACCAGCGGGAAAGACGCGGTGGTCGTCGGCCGGTCGGACATCGTCGGCAAACCGATGGCGAACCTCCTCATCCAGTACGGCGAGGGCGGGAACGCGACGGCGACGGTGTGTCACTCCCGCACCGAGGACCTCGCCGAGAAGACCCGACAGGCGGATCTTCTCGTGGCCGCAGCCGGCGTCCCCGAGATGATAGACGGCGACATGATAAAGGAGGGCGCGACGGTCGTCGACGTGGGTATCAACCGCGTGGACGCCGACAACGAGAAGGGCTACGAGTTAGTCGGTGACGTGGAGTTCGAGAGCGCGAAGGAGCGAGCGGGCGCGATCACGCCGGTCCCCGGCGGCGTCGGACCGCTCACCATCGCTATGCTCATGTACAACACGGTCGAGGCAGCGAGCCTCCAGTCGGACGTGCCCATCGATCTGCCGTAA
- a CDS encoding EamA family transporter, whose protein sequence is MNTSAVLFGLGTMIAWGFWIISGDVASNSMDPKTVAFVSYATAAVATGLFVLVSDASLATTNRGLMFAGVAGIAAAVGVVSTFIGVTVGPTAVVSTIGGMYFVTAALISTVAFGEPLSANKVAGIGLAVAAIVVINQ, encoded by the coding sequence ATGAACACTTCAGCCGTCCTATTCGGCCTCGGAACGATGATCGCGTGGGGGTTCTGGATAATCTCCGGCGACGTGGCCTCGAACAGCATGGACCCGAAGACGGTGGCGTTCGTCTCTTACGCCACGGCCGCCGTCGCCACCGGCCTGTTCGTCCTCGTCTCCGACGCCTCGCTGGCGACTACCAACCGCGGTCTCATGTTCGCCGGTGTCGCCGGTATCGCGGCCGCCGTCGGCGTCGTGTCCACGTTTATCGGCGTGACCGTCGGGCCGACGGCCGTCGTCTCGACCATCGGCGGGATGTACTTCGTCACGGCGGCGCTCATCAGCACCGTCGCGTTCGGCGAACCGCTCTCGGCGAACAAAGTGGCCGGAATCGGGCTGGCCGTCGCCGCGATCGTCGTCATCAACCAGTGA